One region of Seriola aureovittata isolate HTS-2021-v1 ecotype China chromosome 15, ASM2101889v1, whole genome shotgun sequence genomic DNA includes:
- the acaca gene encoding acetyl-CoA carboxylase 1 isoform X3 — protein sequence MAQQDGAAKKNPAIAALHSHFIVGSVSEENSEDEIQGKLDMQLEEKETRSLSPSSGSSDSTYEMGFDHIDGPMHNLRPSMSGLHLVKQGRDRRRIDLQRDFTVASPAEFVTRFGGNKVIEKVLIANNGIAAVKCMRSIRRWAYEMFRNERAIRFVVMVTPEDLKANAEYIKMADHYVPVPGGTNNNNYANVELILDIAKRIPVQAVWAGWGHASENPKLPELLHKHGIAFMGPPSQAMWALGDKIASSIVAQTAGIPTLPWSGAGLTVEWAENKRIISVPHDVYELGCIQDVEDGLKAAEKVGYPLMVKASEGGGGKGIRKVNSADDLPNLFRQVQAEVPGSPIFVMQLAKHARHLEVQILADQYGNAISLFGRDCSVQRRHQKIIEEAPATIATSDVFEDMEKCAVKLAKMVGYVSAGTVEYLYSQDGSFYFLELNPRLQVEHPCTEMVADVNLPAAQLQIAMGIPLHRIKDIRMLYGVQPWGDSPIDFEGLSTAPSPRGHVIAARITSENPDEGFKPSSGTVQELNFRSNKNVWGYFSVAAAGGLHEFADSQFGHCFSWGENREEAISNMVVALKELSIRGDFRTTVEYLIKLLETESFQHNSIDTGWLDRLISEKMQAERPDTMLGIVSGALHVADVNLRNSVSNFLHSLERGQVLPAHTLLNTVDVELIYEGTKYVLTVTRQSPNSYVVIMNNSSAEVDVHRLSDGGLLLSYDGSSYTTYMKEEVDRYRITIGNKTCVFEKENDPSLLRSPSAGKIIQYTVEDGGHVFSGQCYAEIEVMKMVMTLTAAESGCIHYVKRSGAALEPGCVIAKLQLDDPSRVQQAELHTGALPSIQAVALRGEKLHRVFHNTLDHLVHIMNGYCLPEPFFSAKLKEWVERLMKTMRDPSLPLLELQDIMTSVSGRIPPAVEKAIKKEMAQYASNITSVLCQFPSQQIANILDSHAATLNKKSEREVFFMNTQSIVQLVQKYRSGIRGHMKAVVMDLLRQYLKVEIQFQNGHYDKCVFALREENKGDMANVLNYIFSHAQVTKKNLLVTMLIDQLCGRDPTLTDELMAILTELTQLSKTTNAKVALRARQVLIASHLPSYELRHNQVESIFLSAIDMYGHQFCIENLQKLILSETSIFDVLPNFFYHSNQVVRMAALEVYVRRAYIAYELNSVQHRQLKDNTCIVEFQFMLPTSHPNRGNIPTLNRKMSAPILDLVKVVDSRFQETKPQDLKAQESKSKDDNAEKKNVSESETVDRMSFSSNLNHYGMVHVASVSDVLLDTSFTPPCQRMGAMVSFRSFQEFTRNITDVLSCFSDSPPPSPTFPEGGNPVLYGEEDNKSILEEPIHILNVAIKTDSDIDDDGLAAMFREFTQSKKSLLFEHGIRRLTFLVAQKDFRKQVNCEVDQRFHREFPKFFTFRARDKFEEDRIYRHLEPALAFQLELNRMRNFALTAIPCANHKMHLYLGAARVEVGTEVTDYRFFVRAIIRHSDLVTKEASFEYLHNEAERLLLEAMDELEVAFNNTTVRTDCNHIFLNFVPTVIMDPSKIEESVRSMVMRYGSRLWKLRVLQAELKINIRLTPTGKQIPIRLFLTNESGYYLDISLYKEVTDSRTGQVGPKDRQIMFQAYGDKQGPLHGMLINTPYVTKDLLQSKRFQAQSLGTTYVYDFPEMFRQALKKLWHSSQAFAHLPKCPLPSELLTFTELVLDAQGQLVQMNRLPGGNEIGMVAWRMTLRTPEYPAGREIIVISNDITHKIGSFGPQEDVLFLRASEMARESGIPRIYIAANSGARIGLAEEIRHMFHVAWQDPADPYKGFKYLYLTPQDYKKVSALNSVHCEHVEDEGESRYKITDIIGKDEGLGVENLKGSGMIAGESSLAYEEIITMNLVTCRAIGIGAYLVRLGQRTIQVDNSHIILTGAGALNKVLGREVYTSNNQLGGIQIMHNNGVTHCTVCDDFEGVFTLLQWLSFMPKCKFSPVPILSAKDPIDRSVEFVPTKAPYDPRWMLAGRPSQTPKGSWQNGFFDHGSFMEIMQPWAQSVVVGRARLGGIPTGVVAVETRSVELSIPADPANLDSEAKIIQQAGQVWFPDSAFKTAQAIKDLNREGLPLIVFANWRGFSGGMKDMYDQVLKFGAYIVDGLREYKQPVLVYIPPQAELRGGSWVVIDPTINPRHMEMYADKDSRGGVLEPEGTVEIKFRRKDLVKTMRRVDPVYTGLAERLGTPELSPPDRKELETKLKEREEFLLPIYHQVAVQFADLHDTPGRMQEKGVITDVLEWQTSRQFFYWRLRRLLLEDTVKRKIQAANSELTDGQIQAMLRRWFVEAEGAVKAYLWDNNEEVVGWLERQLAEEEGARSVIDENIKYIRRDHILKQIRSLVQANPEVAMDSIVHMTQHISPTQRTEVVRILSTMETASS from the exons ATGGCACAACAGGACGGTGCTGCCAAGAAGAACCCTGCTATAGCGGCGTTGCACTCTCACTTCATTGTGGGATCAGTATCGGAGGAGAACTCAGAGGATGAAATCCAAGGGAAGCTAGACatgcagctggaggagaaggagacgCGCTCTTTGTCACCATCCTCCGGTAGCTCAGACAGCACCTATGAGATGGGCTTCGACCATATTGACGGCCCCATGCACAATCTAAG GCCGAGCATGTCAGGGCTGCACCTGGTGAAGCAAGGCAGAGATCGGCGGCGTATTGATCTGCAGAGGGACTTCACTGTGGCTTCTCCTGCTGAGTTTGTCACCCGCTTCGGTGGCAACAAGGTCATCGAGAAG GTGCTCATCGCCAACAATGGTATTGCAGCCGTCAAATGTATGCGCTCTATCCGCCGCTGGGCCTACGAGATGTTTCGTAATGAAAGGGCAATCcgttttgttgtcatggtgacccCAGAGGACCTGAAGGCCAATGCAG aGTACATCAAAATGGCAGATCATTACGTGCCTGTGCCAGGAGGgactaacaacaacaactatgCCAACGTCGAGCTCATTCTGGACATCGCTAAACGCATACCTGTTCAG GCAGTGTGGGCCGGGTGGGGTCACGCCTCAGAGAACCCCAAACTCCCGGAGCTGCTTCACAAGCATGGCATTGCTTTCATGG GGCCCCCGAGTCAGGCCATGTGGGCTTTGGGAGACAAGATCGCCTCCTCCATCGTCGCTCAGACGGCTGGTATTCCGACTCTGCCATGGAGCGGAGCAG GCCTGACAGTGGAATGGGCAGAGAACAAGAGGATCATCAGCGTTCCTCATGACGTGTACGAGCTTGGCTGCATCCAGGATGTAGAGGACGGCCTGAAA GCTGCGGAGAAGGTCGGTTACCCTCTAATGGTGAAGGCCtcagagggaggtggagggaaaggAATCCGTAAAGTCAACTCTGCTGATGATTTGCCCAACCTCTTCAGACAG GTCCAGGCAGAAGTTCCAGGATCGCCCATTTTCGTCATGCAGCTAGCCAAGCATGCCCGCCACTTGGAGGTCCAGATTTTAGCCGATCAGTATGGCAATGCCATTTCCCTGTTTGGTAGAGACTGTTCTGTGCAGCGACGACACCAGAAAATTATAGAAGAGGCTCCTGCTACCATCGCCACTTCTGATGTGTTTGAGGATATGGAGAAG TGTGCAGTGAAGCTGGCTAAGATGGTGGGGTACGTCAGTGCGGGTACAGTAGAGTACCTCTACAGCCAGGACGGCAGCTTCTACTTCCTGGAGCTCAACCCTCGTCTGCAGGTGGAACACCCCTGCACTGAGATGGTGGCCGATGTCAACCTGcctgctgctcagctgcag ATCGCTATGGGTATTCCTCTTCACCGCATCAAAGACATCAGGATGCTTTATGGGGTCCAGCCCTGGGGAGACTCTCCCATTGACTTTGAGGGTCTGTCAACTGCCCCCTCCCCGCGGGGTCACGTCATTGCAGCACGTATCACCAGTGAAAATCCTGATGAG GGTTTCAAGCCGAGCTCAGGAACGGTGCAAGAGCTGAACTTCCGCAGCAATAAGAACGTGTGGGGCTACTTCAGtgttgcagcagctggaggtctGCACGAGTTTGCCGACTCCCAGTTTGGACACTGTTTCTCTTGGGGAGAGAATCGTGAAGAAGCCATCTC CAACATGGTGGTGGCTCTGAAGGAGTTGTCCATCAGAGGAGACTTCAGGACCACAGTGGAATACCTCATTAAGCTGCTGGAGACTGAAAGCTTTCAGCACAACAGCATTGACACAGGCTGGCTGGACAGGCTCATCTCAGAGAAGATGCAG GCGGAGCGTCCCGACACCATGCTGGGGATTGTGAGTGGGGCTCTTCATGTGGCAGATGTAAATCTAAGGAACAGTGTGTCCAATTTCCTGCACTCTCTGGAAAG GGGCCAGGTGCTGCCAGCACACACACTACTCAATACTGTGGATGTGGAGCTGATCTATGAAGGTACCAAGTACGTCCTGACAGTGACACGCCAGTCTCCCAACTCCTACGTGGTCATCATGAACAACTCCTCAGCTGAGGTGGACGTCCATCGGCTCAGTGACGGAGGTCTTCTGCTGTCCTATGATGGCAGCAGCTACACCACCTACATGAAGGAGGAAGTGGACAG GTATCGCATCACAATTGGGAACAAGACGTGCGTCTTTGAAAAGGAGAATGATCCTTCTCTGCTGCGTTCTCCATCAGCAGGAAAAATCATTCAGTACACAGTGGAGGACGGCGGACATGTGTTTTCTGGCCAGTGCTACGCTGAGATAGAG gtgatgaagatggtgatgaccCTTACAGCTGCAGAGTCTGGTTGTATCCACTACGTGAAGAGGTCCGGAGCAGCGCTGGAGCCTGGCTGCGTCATTGCCAAGCTGCAGCTGGATGATCCAAGCAGAGTGCAACAG GCAGAGCTGCACACAGGGGCCCTGCCTTCTATCCAGGCAGTAGctctgagaggagagaagctACACAGAGTCTTCCACAACACACTCGACCACCTCGTTCACATCATGAACGGCTACTGTCTTCCTGAGCCTTTCTTCAGTGCTAAG TTGAAGGAATGGGTGGAACGGCTGATGAAAACCATGCGCGACCCCTCTTTACCACTGTTGGAGCTACAAGACATCATGACTAGCGTGTCGGGCCGCATCCCCCCCGCTGTGGAGAAGGCAATCAAGAAGGAGATGGCTCAGTATGCCAGCAACATCACGTCTGTGCTCTGCCAGTTCCCCAGCCAGCAG ATTGCAAACATCCTGGACAGCCATGCTGCTACTCTTAACAagaagtcagagagagaagtcttcttcatgaacacacagagcaTTGTTCAGCTGGTGCAGAA GTATCGCAGTGGCATCCGAGGTCACATGAAGGCAGTGGTGATGGACCTGCTCAGACAGTACCTGAAAGTAGAGATCCAGTTTCAGAACG GACACTAcgacaaatgtgtgtttgcactgcGTGAGGAAAACAAAGGCGACATGGCCAACGTGCTCAACTACATCTTCTCCCACGCTCAAGTCACCAAGAAGAACCTGCTGGTTACAATGCTGATC GACCAGCTGTGTGGCCGTGACCCAACACTGACAGATGAGCTGATGGCCATCTTGACTGAACTGACTCAGCTCAGCAAGACGACCAACGCCAAGGTGGCCCTGCGTGCTCGGCAG GTGTTGATAGCTTCCCACCTTCCCTCCTATGAGCTACGACACAACCAGGTGGAgtccatcttcctctctgccattgACATGTATGGACACCAGTTCTGCATCGAGAACCTGCAG aaATTGATCCTTTCAGAGACATCCATCTTTGATGTTCTGCCCAACTTCTTCTACCACAGCAATCAGGTGGTCAGGATGGCGGCTCTAGAG GTTTACGTGCGCAGGGCGTACATCGCCTATGAGCTCAACAGCGTTCAACATCGACAGCTGAAGGACAACACGTGCATAGTAGAGTTCCAGTTCATGCTCCCCACCTCGCATCCCAACag AGGGAACATCCCCACTCTAAACAG GAAAATGTCTGCTCCAATCCTGGACCTTGTAAAAGTCGTGGACAGTAGATTTCAGGAAACTAAACCCCAGGACCTTAAAGCTCAAGAGAGTAAATCTAAGGATGATaatgcagagaagaaaaatgtctcAGAGTCGGAAACTGTGGACAG GATGTCATTCTCATCCAACCTGAACCACTACGGCATGGTGCATGTAGCCAGCGTGAGTGATGTTCTGCTTGACACATCTTTTACACCTCCTTGTCAGCGCATGGGAGCCATGGTCTCCTTCCGCTCCTTCCAGGAGTTCACCAG GAACATTACAGACGTGTTGAGCTGCTTCTCCGACTCTCCACCCCCGAGTCCGACCTTCCCAGAGGGAGGTAATCCCGTCCTGTACGGTGAAGAGGACAACAAG AGTATTCTGGAGGAGCCCATCCACATCCTGAACGTGGCTATAAAGACGGACAGCGACATCGATGACGACGGCCTGGCGGCCATGTTCCGGGAGTTCACTCAGTCAAAG AAATCCCTGCTGTTTGAACACGGCATCCGAAGGCTAACTTTCCTCGTGGCTCAGAAG GATTTCAGGAAGCAAGTCAACTGTGAGGTGGACCAAAGGTTTCAT AGAGAATTCCCCAAATTTTTCACATTCCGTGCCAGAGACAAG TTTGAGGAGGACAGGATCTATCGTCATTTGGAGCCGGCACTAGCTTTCCAGTTGGAGCTCAACCGCATGCGCAACTTCGCCCTGACCGCCATCCCGTGTGCCAACCACAAGATGCACCTGTACCTGGGTGCAGCCCGTGTGGAGGTGGGCACAGAGGTCACGGACTACCGCTTCTTTGTGAGAGCCATTATCCGCCACTCTGATCTGGTGACAAAG GAAGCTTCTTTTGAGTACCTTCACAATGAGGCAGAGCGTCTGCTGCTGGAAGCCATGGATGAACTGGAGGTGGCTTTCAACAACACAACTGTACGAACTGACTGTAACCATATCTTCCTGAACTTTGTCCCGACAGTCATCATGGACCCGTCAAAG ATTGAGGAGTCGGTGCGCTCCATGGTGATGCGTTACGGCAGCCGTCTGTGGAAGCTGCGCGTCCTGCAGGCTGAACTGAAAATTAACATCCGCCTGACTCCGACAGGAAAGCAAATCCCCATCCGCCTCTTTCTTACCAATGAATCAGGCTACTACCTGGACATCAGCCTGTACAAGGAGGTCACTGATTCCCGAACGGGACAGGTGGGGCCCAAAGACCGACAG ATCATGTTCCAGGCATATGGAGACAAACAGGGACCACTGCATGGGATGCTCATCAACACCCCATATGTCACCAAGGACCTGCTGCAGTCGAAGCGCTTCCAGGCGCAGTCTCTGGGCACCACCTACGTCTATGACTTTCCAGAGATGTTCAGACAG GCTCTGAAAAAGCTGTGGCACTCAAGCCAGGCCTTTGCCCACTTGCCCAAATGCCCTCTTCCCTCTGAGCTGCTCACCTTCACAGAGCTGGTTCTGGATGCCCAGGGTCAGCTGGTGCAGATGAACCGACTGCCAGGGGGCAACGAG ATTGGTATGGTGGCTTGGCGGATGACCCTGCGAACTCCAGAGTATCCAGCGGGACGCGAGATCATCGTCATAAGTAACGACATCACACACAAGATCGGTTCATTCGGGCCCCAGGAGGACGTGTTGTTCCTGCGAGCCTCAGAGATGGCACGAGAGAGCGGCATCCCGCGAATCTACATCGCAGCCAACAGTGGCGCCCGCATTGGGCTGGCAGAGGAAATCAGACACATGTTCCATGTGGCCTGGCAAGATCCAGCAGACCCTTACAAG GGTTTCAAGTATCTTTACCTCACACCTCAGGATTACAAAAAGGTTTCAGCCCTGAACTCTGTGCATTGTGAACATGTGGAGGATGAGGGAGAATCCAG GTACAAGATCACTGACATCATTGGGAAGGATGAAGGGCTGGGTGTGGAGAATCTGAAGGGGTCTGGGATGATCGCTGGAGAATCCTCTCTGGCTTATGAGGAAATCATCACCATGAACCTG GTCACATGTCGAGCCATAGGAATCGGGGCCTATCTGGTGCGGCTTGGACAGCGAACAATCCAGGTGGACAACTCTCACATTATTCTTACTGGAGCTGGAGCACTCAACAAG GTGCTGGGCAGAGAAGTGTACACATCGAACAACCAGCTCGGTGGAATTCAGATCATGCACAACAACGGCGTGACCCACTGCACTGTGTGTGATGACTTTGAGGGAGTCTTCACTCTTCTGCAGTGGCTGTCCTTCATGCCCAAG TGTAAATTTAGTCCAGTGCCCATCCTCAGTGCCAAGGATCCCATAGATCGATCAGTGGAGTTTGTTCCAACCAAGGCTCCGTATGACCCTCGCTGGATGTTAGCAGGACGTCCCAGCCAGA CTCCAAAAGGTTCCTGGCAGAACGGATTCTTCGACCACGGCTCCTTCATGGAGATCATGCAGCCGTGGGCTCAGAGTGTGGTGGTGGGCAGAGCCAG ACTGGGTGGGATACCAACTGGAGTGGTTGCTGTGGAAACCAGGTCAGTGGAGCTGTCAATCCCAGCTGATCCGGCCAATTTGGACTCGGAGGCGAAG ATTATCCAGCAGGCGGGACAGGTGTGGTTCCCAGATTCTGCTTTCAAAACCGCTCAGGCCATTAAGGACCTGAACCGAGAAGGCCTCCCTCTCATCGTGTTTGCCAACTGGAGGGGCTTCTCTGGAGGAATGAAAG ACATGTACGACCAGGTGTTGAAGTTCGGGGCCTACATTGTGGATGGACTGAGGGAATACAAGCAGCCGGTGCTGGTTTATATTCCCCCGCAGGCTGAGCTGAGGGGAGGCTCCTGGGTGGTTATCGATCCCACCATCAACCCTCGTCACATGGAGATGTACGCAGACAAGGACAGCCG AGGTGGAGTGTTGGAGCCTGAAGGAACCGTGGAGATCAAGTTTAGGAGGAAGGACCTGGTGAAGACTATGAGGAGAGTCGATCCGGTCTACACGGGCTTGGCTGAACGACTGG GAACTCCAGAGCTGAGCCCCCCTGATCGTAAAGAGCTGGAGACCAAGCTGAAGGAGCGGGAGGAGTTTCTCCTGCCCATCTACCACCAGGTGGCTGTGCAGTTTGCAGACCTCCATGACACCCCAGGTCGCATGCAAGAGAAGGGCGTTATCACG GATGTCCTGGAATGGCAAACGTCCCGTCAGTTCTTCTACTGGCGTCTGCGGCgtctgctgctggaggacacGGTGAAGAGGAAGATCCAAGCGGCCAACAGCGAGCTGACGGACGGCCAGATCCAGGCCATGCTGCGCCGCTGGTTCGTGGAGGCCGAGGGAGCTGTCAAG GCCTATCTGTGGGACAACAACGAAGAGGTGGTGGGATGGCTGGAGAGGCAGTTAGCTGAAGAGGAGGGCGCGCGGTCCGTCATCGACGAGAACATCAAGTACATCCGCCGCGATCACATCCTCAAGCAGATTCGCAG cctCGTTCAAGCCAATCCAGAGGTGGCCATGGATTCCATCGTGCACATGACCCAGCACATCTCTCCCACACAGAGAACCGAGGTGGTCCGTATTCTGTCCACTATGGAGACGGCCTCCTCCTAA